Within Citrus sinensis cultivar Valencia sweet orange chromosome 1, DVS_A1.0, whole genome shotgun sequence, the genomic segment GTAAGAGCAAAGGCCATTGTGGAGTCttttagaagaattaaagttCCAACCGATCAAGCTATTTTAAGGCATCATAAAGTAATTAAGAAATATCGACTCCACCTCCAAATAGTTGGTACAAAGTGAATATGGATGTTGTTATCAATATTTCACATCAAAAGGCAAGTTTGTAGGGAGTGATTAGAGACTGTAATGGCAAGGTTAAAGCTGTAGTAGTTGAAAGGGCTCTTTACCAAGGAAACATAGCGTGTATGGAGGctgaaattttgaaactagTACTCAAACAGCTCAACAGACAGAGTGTGTGCCAATGTTCAATGAATCAAACTCAACAAAAATGGTGGATCTCTCATTAAATAGGAAGGATAGTAAGACTGAAATCTTTTGGACTAGAAATTCAAGCAAGTTGAAGGGTCTAAGTTGGTCTTTAATTCAATATGTTCGAACAGGTTGTAATTCTATTGCCCATTTATTATGATGGAGCTAGGTAGCGGAATTGATAGAGCAGAAAAACATTAGATATCGTTATCGTAATGGACCAAGCCAACACAATTACATTATGCTCACAAAGCATGATTAGATCTCATTCTCAAATGACTCAATGAGATTTTAATAATGCATTAAGTAAGATTAGATGACACTCTAATCTAAACAACTCTACAAGAGAGATTTTGATAGATAAtcctaaaagaaattataaaagaagggatttattaaatatttgaagtcaaaattataaaaacaataacaaaagctttctatttataataaaataaacctaCTTCCctaagttaatttaaaaagggAAACTAATTCACAattataatagaataaaagattaaaatatacACTATATATAATGgactcaaaataaaaatagaaaatattaaaattatataaaataaaaaaattctaaaatcctaaaataacgTCTTACATCATTAGTTAAAcgaaattatttatcttggTGTAGATCaagccaaaacaaaattaaaaaaattcttatattacTGTTAGCCTAAAGAGTTATACGAactgtaattttgatgataacaaaccacgtATTAATGGTAAATTGGTAATTGTATATTTCACAATCTCACTAGTTCTTGAAGGACAAAATTCATTTAAGCAATATCAAGTTCAAGACATGCAATGGACAACGGCACGATCAAGGACGGATATTAAGAGGACTAGCTCAAAATGATCTCTATTGCTATAATTCTTATAAAGCCGATATGATTTAATGTATgcatgatttaacattttaaaagcTCAAGATTTTGTTGAAATGTTTATAAACTAAAGGCTTTATAATTATAAGACAagtaaatttatgaaattggttgtttttcaaaataatggactaaaatgaaaggttttgaaaactttgatatcaataaagttttgtttaaattatgaaagtggacctatttacaaaaatttaaaatattttgggtcataatataatttataaaagtttgaggcaaactataaattttggaaatgcagcggctaaccgcttaaTTTGTTGCACCTAACCACCTAAGGTCTAGAAACATAGCGGCTAGCTGGCTAAATCTAGTGGTGAACCGCTTGggcaaaatttcaaatttgattttataataataacttgcCGCATCAGCATAGCAGCTAACTGCCACATTTTAGCAGTGATCCGGCAAGTCTCCAGGAAGTCAATAACAGTCAGTTTACTTGtccaaactatataaactcaaatcaaaatcaaatctaacAAGTTTTTCAAGCAAAAATCAGTTCATACAACTTACCTTGAGATTTCATCTTGCTTATCTACATACATCGATTCATTATTGAGTTACCATTTGTAAACATACACTTGTGAAAGTGCAATCTTTGTAAACTTTCATTTCTATATCAAAATTGAATGATTataagtgtgggaaacacttgagTTAAGAGGTTTGGGATAACCTTAGGTTGTAAAGGTTGATTGATatcttggaagtcaattgtaaagatTTTGAAACCTTGGGGTGTAAGCTTTGGATaatggaatcctcaagcccgatGAGCATAGAGGTGTGGATGTAGACGGAATTTGCCGAGccatgtaaaaatcttgtGTTtgattctctttcttttctcacttttcattttaattgttgttatttatttgttatttgctttatctttgcattaattttttttatttaaaatactccataatttttagaaacctaATTCATCCCCCTCTTAGGTTGCACGACTAGTATTTCGATTACTAGATATATATGTTATATCAATACAATTAATTGGATCTAATTTTGAATCTTATGCATATTTcgtttaattttaaacttttctcCTTACTTGTAATTAGAGACCATTAGGGAGTTGCTATTGAGGAGGTTTAGAAGAATGCGAAATCAACTCATCTTACAgcaactttgaaaaatattagagaaaatttttacaaaatctaattttaagaattagttttatctttaataaaatttcacatatATTATCATATGTATTACAAAAAGtccaaaactaaaattattcaatttagaaacaaaatcaacaacatatataattgaggtaatcaatattatgataatttgtaagttttaatttcttttttcaatatgtaagtttttatttcttttttcaataacTTTCTATATtagtttacttattttacatatatttacaagttttaggtgtaatttacaaaattaatatttgttttactattattattgatttacaaattttatattatattgtaagtttttgttttgtttattaataataatttaattaaattacttgttttaccttcCATTTTCAAGTCTTTTGTtctatttacttaatttaattatattttattttacacttaatgtttatttacaaattatatgTTGTATTTGTAAGTTTTCATCTTGTTTACTAATAACACATCAATTTACcactcttatattaatttacttgttttactttctatttataaatcttatattccatttacttaatttatgttttatttcacacatAACGTTAAtatacaagttttattttatttttctagattactagtaatacatcaatttaccactcttatattaatttacttgttttgcCTTCTATTTATTAGTCTTATATTCCATTTGCTTAATTTATGCTTTATTTCACACATAATGTTGATCTacacatttttatttcttaaatatttattttttttcaattttaaagacCAATTTACcgtttttatattaatttacttatttcatCTTCTATTTACTATTCTTATGTGTGAGTTATAGactttatgttttatttcatacataatgttgatttacatattttatgttatttttctaaggttttgattttttacaaTTCTAAAGACTAATTTACCACTCccatattaatttacttgttttctttctatttacaagcctaatgttttatttacttaattttctttgtatttacAAGaccaatgttttatttacttaattttaatattgatctACAAGCATTATGTcatatttgtaagtttttgttttgtttaccaaTAATATACTAATTCATCCctcctatattaatttatttgttttacctttaatttacaagtcttatatTCTATTTAcataatctatattttattttacgtttaatgttaatttataaattttatattaaatttataaatcttatattttatttatataatttatgtttaattatgatattgatgatgaaattttaatcTGCTTTCTAATACTTATTAGCAGGATTAATTAAATAGTCAACTTTTAGTTAGTGTGATAGACCGATCGAGTATTTACTCGAGAATTGTGTATtctattattcatttattcatatttttttcctataaaattctaatttaatattttaaaattacgtACCGCCGCTACTTGCGAAGGGTAAAAGCTATTACAGAAACTCGAAGGGATGCCTTCCCCATTGTCATTCAACCCGAATGGCAATActataaatttgttaaattaatcaaatatattCTAGTCTACAGGTTTGAAGAAAAAGTAAAGGAGTTACAAAATCTCAAGGCAAGCCATGTGCAGCTCCATAAACTTTGCATGGATGCACGAGGAGATCCGGCATCAATGCTACGAGCCATTAATATCATCACTAAGACCACATCTACAATATGTAAACTATTAAACAAACCAAAGGTGCTGAAAATGAAGTCAATACACACAGCCTAATGAAAAATTCCGCATCCGTTTCACATATACCATTTCCAGTAATGGGTCTGAAACATCAGTCTTGCAGAAACTCCTCTTCTTTTAGCCCCCTCTCTCTCAGATACTCAACGGTTCTCATTTCAGCCCTCTTCTTTACTTCATTTTATCTCTTCATTTCGCCGTTACGCCATGTCCCGGAACCAGGTTTTTTGAAAGGGGAGGGAAAGAGATTTATTGGGGACCTTAGAGATGCTAAATTTTCATGGAACAAGCTTTGTTTTGGGCCAACATTTGAAAAGCTGAAGCTTGCTGTTTTCTCAAAGACATGGCCAATTGGTGCTGCCCCCGGTGGCATGGAACGCCATGCTTCAACTTTATACCATGCTTTGGCTGCAAGAGGGCATGAAATTCATGTCTTTACTGCACCATCAGATAGAAAGCCTCATAATGATGTTCATCAAGGAAACCTTCATGTACATTTTGCAGCCAATGATCATGGTTCTGTCAATTGTTCTTTAGCATTTGAGATTTTCAACTAAGTAAATAATGATGGAGCGTTTGATTATGTGCATACTGAGAGTGTTTCTTTGCCTCACTGGCGTGCAAAAATGGTGCCTAATGTGGCTGTCACTTGGCATGGAATTTGGTATGAGGTTATGCACTCAAAGCTATTTGGAGAGCTTTTCTCGAACCAAAATGGGGTTTTGCCTGGCTCCATGACAGAACTTCAAGAAGCAATGCCAAGACTTGTCGATGAGATCAGATTCTTTTCAAGCtataatcaacacatatgcaTAAGCAATAGCGCAGCTGAGGTGCTAGTTAAAATCTACCAACTCCCTCAAAGAAATGTCCATGTTATTCTTAATGGAGttgatgaaacaaaatttgtcCATGATCCAGAAGCAGGAGTAAGGTTTCCCGAAAAGCTTGGTGTCCCTGCAAATGTGAGCCTTGTGATGGGAGTTGCAGGGCGTTTGGTCAGGGACAAAGGGCATCCTCTGCTCTATGAAGCCTTTTCTTCGATAACAAGGGACCATCCTGGTGTTTATTTACTTGTAGCAGGAACAGGTCCTTGGGGAAGAAGGTATGCGGAATTAGGCCAAAATGTGAAGGTCTTAGGCGCATTGGAGGCTCACCAACTGTCTGAATTCTACAATGCGCTTGATGTGTTTGTGAATCCAACGTTGAGGCCTCAAGGGCTTGATCTTACTCTGATTGAAGCAATGCATTGTGGCAGAACAGTTTTGACTCCGAATTATCCAAGCATTGTTAGGACAGTTGTTGTGAATGAAGAATTAGGATACACATTTTCACCAAATGTGAAGTCCTTTGTTGAGGCATTGGAGCTGGTGATAAGAGATGGTCCTAAAGTGTTGCAGAGGAAAGGCTTGGCCTGCAAGGAACATGCTCTTTCCATGTTCACTGCAACTAAAATGGCGTCGGCTTATGAGAGGTTCTTCCTCCGTATGAAGAACCCTATATATTGTCAGTATCCCTTCCCTGTAGATTGTTAGAAATTACTCTCTAATCCTGTATTAAATTAGATATGCTACTAAAGCTTGATGGTAATTTGATTTACATAAAAgctaggaaaaaaataatttgtatactTGTTTTGCCGcagtaaaaatatttggtgTACTTAAGATCAAAGAGAAAAACTTAGGTGGTACAGTCATTTTTGGACCatccaataaaattatatgattcaaattttttgcaTTCATTATCGTGGTACACTTTTTTGAGCTAATAAAGTATTTCTTTGTGATCGATTGTAAGTCAGTTTAGAGTGATGCACTGAGTATGTCTAGACATATAAAAATTGCATGATATCCACCTAAAATTGTATGAAATGATATATAACGAATACTACATTTTGCTAGTGCAATTTCCAGGAGTCCTTACTTGGCTATGATATGGGGGGGAACCAACAAATGCATAGCATgagcattttttaattagggaacgataaatataaaatgattctgcattggaaaagaaaatgctagGTGACAGACAGAAACCATTTATCAGAAAACAACAAACGTGATGAAAATATCAGTGACATTGAATATTAGTGAACCCAATTGAGACTCAACTAATTGTTTAGTCTATATATTCGGAAACAAATGTGACAATGGAACAGCagcaacaaaagcaaaaaaaggGACCAAAGACTTTCAGCCTACAAGTCCCTAACAGTAGATAAAAATAGGCATTTTATTCCTGAAAATATTCTTGTACAAAAGGAGTCAGATAAGAATCTGAATTTGGAACAAGAAACAGATAGAGAAATGTCAGACAAGGCCATGCAAAGAAAGACCTCATGAACTTAGGCTCATGAACTATGAGCCTAAGtttgtttatgaaaaatataatcttaCTAATTGCAAATTTGAAGAGACACCTCTTCTGCAATGTCTCCGAAGagacaaaattataaagatttttccCTTTCTGTACGCAGATATTCTCTGCACGTAACTATATGATGGGTCAGGATTAATATGTTAATGAGACATCAATGCTGATGGTTCCTAGTTAATTATGATGTGGATCTGGACCTCCTGGTGAGACTCTCACAGGATTTGAATCAAGCATCCTCCTGTAGTTTTCGAACCTCGATACATCATAACCCAATTTGTGAAAAGTAATAAGGTTGCTATCGACCTCTTTTGGAAACATTGACAATCCGTGAGACGACTGCGCCTCTGAGCTTGCTACAATCACCAATAACATGACCAATGACACTAGCGAGACTTGTTTGTTTGATAAATTAGCCATAGCACATGACACAGTGAGAAGCAATGTAACTAAGTAGCTAACTAGCAAGCCCAAGGAAAGTAAATCAAGTAGCTTAGAATGCAAGAagagctctccttttatacacaacaaagaaacaaaattgcaTTGAGAGAGGGTTGACTAAACGACATTGTTTTTGAAAAGATTTGGCTCAATACAAGACAGGCCCATATTGGAAGGTCGTATAAGCAGATAACTTTGAGGCTTGTCTTGtctcaaaaacattttaatatcTGCTTTTTTGAGTCATCTCCATTACCTTAATTAAATCACATCAACTAAATCCACAGATGTTTTTATATCGTTATTTGCGTATCAAAATTGGTGGCTGGCTAGCTccattctttaatttctctctcATGCAACCCAAATAGTGTTTTTTAAGTCAACGAAATCTAGTCACTGTTTTGTCTCTAGTGTCCgtcattgaatttaaattgtaCCAAGGTTCAGCAAAAAGCATAAACCTTTAATCGTTGATCAATAAACCTCCATATATGCTTTGCCTTTTATCTATTGAATCTTGAATTATAcacatatacacacacactcacaattttttttttaatgagagattttttaaattgtgtgatttgcaTTAGAGAGtatattttgtttactttttagtTTATTCTTTACTTTGATAACTTGAGAAACTTCTTATTAGATAATGACTATAAGATAATCTCCTcagataaaatgaaaatattcaatttatactccattttttataagaagATGATGGTAAAAGGGGAGCGCGTTggtgactttttttttttaatatgttcttAACAGTTGATATATTCAcacttttagaaaataaattaaaaattattattttaaataatagataaattaaaatttaatctataatatataaatatatatatatatatatatatatatatatatatatatatatatatatatataaactatgTGTAGTTTAATTGTTAAACATTCTTGAATCATTAGGTTCGAGTAATGGGTTGATGTAAGTTATGTAAATTAGCCAGCACATACATGATGACCGATTTGATGCGAAGAAAATGGTCTTGCCGACAAAAGAGATTTTGAGAGTTGTCATTGAGCATGAAATAcggaaattttttaatatgcctGCCCCTTGGCTGTTTCTTGATTTGGCCTTCTGTATATCCAAcaaagttttgtttgttttatttattttagtaaggGGAAATGGCCACCTAAATCCCTTAAATAGATAGAGATTGAGCATGATGGTGCATAAGTATATGAAGGTCAAAAATCATCATTTcagttttgaaattaataacaacTAGACTAGAATGTGTTGAAATTTTCTTAACCTTAAGagatttaatttgatattggAAGTAGATCTAATCATAGATCTTATCCGAATGAGAAAGAGATAAGGAGAgagcatcaattttctttctaattaaaaagataCCCATAGGGTCGTCATAAACCTAcaccccccctccccccccggGACCCCCCAATAATTATGTCAAGATGAAATATGGATGGGAGATTATAGTGAAGGGACATAATTTTTCTAGTGAGGTGCATAACTATTTTTGTTGAAGCAATTAGGTCTCTCTCACTATTTGAGCCCTATACTACCTATTAtactactattaaaaaaaaaaaaaaagagtttacCGGTACAAACTAACCAGCAACCACATATAAAAAGACTTTGTatcctaataataaataatattatcaaaaattaCTGTTTATGAACTTTAAATCTACTAAAATTTATAGATGTTGATGATATGGTATTATGTAGGGATGGGCAATTTCGGATTCGGATGAATCCGATCGGATTTCGGAtaatttggattgaaaaaaaattcatccgAATTCAATCCGACTTTAAATCCGATCGGATGATTCGGATTGATCCAAATCCGATCCAATCTGAACCAAATCCGATCGGATCGCACAAATTTCATCCAATTGGATTTACCTTCAAATCCGAATCCGATCCGAACAAATTCAGATCGGATCGAATTTATCCGAATCCGATTTGAACAAATTCAAATCGGATCGAATTTATCCGAATCCAATCcgatgcccacccctagtatTATGTCAGTCAGGCCGAAATCAATAACGGAATAGAACTCAGATTCTTTTAGTAATTAATGAATCAAAACACACTTTCAAGTGGGAAAATATCCGTTTATCACCTTCCCAATTTTTAGCCCACAACtctcaattattttcatgacCCCAAGCCCGAATTTAACACAATTGAGTTCAAGGCTTCATTCGGCCTGAAAAGAGATTTGGATCGAAGGTTTACCAAATTGTAACGAGAAAGGCCAAAATTACCCCTAAAAAAAGTTGGAATTCAATTACTTAAAAGGAAATTACAAAAGATTTAATTGACTGACTATGcgaattaataattaatttaaattttaaaaaattaataagaaatctATTGAGAATTATCTTAACGTCTTTTTCACGAAAGCCCACCAGTCCAAAAGCTTAATCCAATTTAGGGTATTTTTAGATTACCGTGGCTGATGAAACAAGTTGTTAATTGATGAAAGAAGCCACaaactaaaaaatgattaagaTTTTACTAAATTGGGCTATTGTGATTTTTgtgagtttaaaaaaatgaagtatatatatttggtaaattttaaactaaagTGTTGTTGTTACATTATTGTATAGTGACTAAAATAGCCACTTGGGCTTTAGTTCAGCGGTGAACAACTACTCTTAAAGTTAAGAAATATTATGAGGGTAGTGGTTCGAGTCTTCATAAGCTCAACCTCCCTCAATTAAGCAAAAAACTATATGGAATTAATTTGTGAGTCTTTCTCCCTTGCGAAATACGAGTGAAGCAGAAACATCCCTCCTCTGTGAGGGTCATATGTCTGGGCATAtacttcataaaattaatgtaataatgtaagtctcaagttatatatctgattgtaaatattaatgtaatgtCTACTCTAATAGCAGTTGTAAATATCCGTGTAATACAGTAATATGATGCgtaatcaatattaaaaaaaaagtgattgaAATAGACATAAATTTACGCTACCTTTCATTTTATtggaataaatttaataaattgtttagacacaccatcttttctttttaaaatatgtaaatttacATAAAGTAAAAAGCTCagttaattaaaatctaattcatatgttatataaaatataataaaattcataataaataaatctaaataaaataaaaagcaatatGTAGTTGTCTTCCAAGTAGTCCTGTCCTTTTCAAAGAGGTTATCCTTCTCTGTACCCTTTGTAAGTATTATAGGATAGCTCCCCTGTCAAGTAAATCATTTTCCTAGGTACATAGTTGCTGCTTTAATATGATACTTTAGGGATATGATTTACATTGTTGGGCctatagaaaaataagaaataattaattaatttttaaataataaagttattatagtaaatttaaaattgcattgtggtttattttataaactatttttaaaaagtaactACCTACCCACTTTTAAAGTTCCTCatgaaatggaaaaagaaaacttacgaaatgaacaattatttttgaatcataaattataaaataatttttaaaaaaaatataaagtagAATCTCAAACATGAACTTCCTCAAGGGCGGCTCAAGCCTTTATAAGGACTTAGGCTAGCCAAATGTTTTAACTAGGACTAGTTACAAATTTGAGGTCAATgtgtcaattaattttaattaaaaaagatattcatttaagattaatttttcttacaatctaagatgcaaaattattaattatttttatattctaattttgcTAATATATATTTCTCACTAAATAATATAGCTCATCCAATTAATCTTTATTTCTTGTGACACTGGTGAtcttaaataagtattttttattttaattttggaaaacTTCTTTCTATAGAAGTAACTTATTGAAAACAACCACCTATGAACAAGTATATAGCTATTCTAAAAACTTAAGCACAATAATCGATGaacatgataatattttttttgaaagaagtaagagaatgaattataaaacaaattaagaagagagaaaaaagataaaaccaaaaattttaagatgaaATTACAATTTGAGTTGGATGGTTTGATGCTTTGAGCAATGACCAATGAATAAGTATGAAAAAAAACCAATGAATAAGTAGGATAAAAAATACTCGTGTCATCGTTCCATGAGAAAAATATGTGAATGgataaattgttaataaacttttttaagagatttaaaaggaataaataattttctaatattacTTATAAATTCAATGGTATATAGAGTTTATGGCattaaaactattaattataaagAGACTTTTTAGggagataatttatttaggaaatgataattattacaaagcactcatagattaaaaaataatacatagaCACGATTGAGTTGGCTATAATTAGggacttatatttttatagatataaaataaggatatatatatatataaagctgagactacaagaggtgatgtggcatcattatttttcatcttcttatattatctattatctaataaattggttgagattaaaaaataattacattataaaatattaaaaatagaaaataattattagattacaaaaaattacatgtctcttcctctttctatctatatctatatatatatatataaagctgggacttgaggaggtgatgtggcatcacaatttctcatctttgtatattctctattatctaataaatagagaaattttcttttagatttggcttttcatcttctcataattaatttgattgttattacacaataacaattatgtaaagattttaatgaggtatattctttgtaatgaacatcaaagggggagtgttatgaatttattaaaataaatgtagatgttcatgACATATATCTCTCagtctccccactatctcccattagcaacatttagcttccctataactcctactatctcacaaggaattatgatccataatttttcattaatttcatggagtgattatgtaactataaaggagagctcatctttttgttttgtacacacacaattggaatgaagaaaatcactctataatatattctctcattttattctttttcttgcgttgcttctttatttgtattgttggctaataactttttttttttataagactgcctcatcttaaaaaaaatcaattcatattttttatcagttcatcaagtgtaaagtaagaaaaaaggataatactaaattcttttttcaaagtcgcgtgaagcgcggttctattttctagtttaatatataaaaagctGATACTACAAGAGGTGATGTGacatcattatttctcatattcttatattctctactatctaataaattggttgagattaaaaaacaattacattacaaaatattaaaaatagaaaataattattagattacaaaagattacatgtctcttcctctttctatttaaattcaacaatatgtgactattaataataattaattataagtcttgaaacattcatttattttattatgccaacaattaaattttagtggcttaaaatacatcaattaattgatatagGAAGGAAGGTTCCTTCATATTCTCTTAACAATGTCATTAtggcctaattttaatgtcataatctcatatttaattatacaacCTTTtgtttggcttcttcaaattctataaacattaaatatttaagatttgtggcatcattatttctcatctttttatattctctattatctaatatattggttgagattaaaaaacaattacattacaaaatattaaaaatagaaaataaatagaaaataattattagattacatgtctcttcctctttctatttaaattcaacaatatgtaaccattaataataattaagtataagtcttgaaacattcaatttattttattaagccaacaactaaacttaatggcttaaaatacatcaattaattgatatagGAAGGAtggttccttcatcttccctcaccaATGCCACTagggcctaattttaatgtcataatctcatatttaattatgcaattttttgtttagtgtcttttgatttcttcaaactctataaacattaagtatttaagatttgttatgtttgagttttttttttaattttaaccaacatcctctttaaaaatattcttgtgtttttattttttgagttatttgaatttatagtATTGTGTGCTTCATGGAGTACTGTTTTCTTCATGAGTTGAACAATGATAAACATAGTTGGATGATAAAGGTTAGACTTTTTAGGATGTAGGAGTCTGTTAATACTAAGAAGAATGGAGAATTGATTAGTGTgaatgttgtgcaaattttaatgtactcgcaagcgcacaaatctattgtagtatagatcaatggtgacgagtgtcgatcccacgaggaggtggattttaattatatgtagaattaattttgtaaatgggtggttgaaattgtggtggaagtgatttaaattatcctaaaattggaattgagatggtgataataaattctaaaattggaattgcaatagcgagaataaattgaagcgaaatctattgaaatgacgtacttgggtatctggatccatatcaacatgcatcatgggctaaatattccttattaataccaattaaatcatgaggggggaatccacacctcatgaaccacactctaatcaatatggtgctaagggcttatcgtgccaaataataataaccttatactagagagctgg encodes:
- the LOC102617413 gene encoding LOW QUALITY PROTEIN: uncharacterized protein LOC102617413 (The sequence of the model RefSeq protein was modified relative to this genomic sequence to represent the inferred CDS: substituted 1 base at 1 genomic stop codon), producing MKNSASVSHIPFPVMGLKHQSCRNSSSFSPLSLRYSTVLISALFFTSFYLFISPLRHVPEPGFLKGEGKRFIGDLRDAKFSWNKLCFGPTFEKLKLAVFSKTWPIGAAPGGMERHASTLYHALAARGHEIHVFTAPSDRKPHNDVHQGNLHVHFAANDHGSVNCSLAFEIFNXVNNDGAFDYVHTESVSLPHWRAKMVPNVAVTWHGIWYEVMHSKLFGELFSNQNGVLPGSMTELQEAMPRLVDEIRFFSSYNQHICISNSAAEVLVKIYQLPQRNVHVILNGVDETKFVHDPEAGVRFPEKLGVPANVSLVMGVAGRLVRDKGHPLLYEAFSSITRDHPGVYLLVAGTGPWGRRYAELGQNVKVLGALEAHQLSEFYNALDVFVNPTLRPQGLDLTLIEAMHCGRTVLTPNYPSIVRTVVVNEELGYTFSPNVKSFVEALELVIRDGPKVLQRKGLACKEHALSMFTATKMASAYERFFLRMKNPIYCQYPFPVDC